From the Pseudomonas putida genome, one window contains:
- a CDS encoding multidrug effflux MFS transporter, translating into MNLRMVLILGALSAFGPLAIDFYLPAFPAMAQAFATDEKHVQATLAAYFLGLSIGQLAYGPVADRFGRRKPLLFGVALFTLASLACAYAPNLDTLIVARFVQALGGCAGMVLSRAIVSDKCDPVASAKVFSQLMLVMGLAPILAPMLGGVLVNVAGWQSIFLALSLFSAASLLAVSLGLPESLPAHMPRQPLSGALRQYLRLLADRVFIGHALTGGIAIAGMFAYIAGSPFVFIKLYGVPAEHYGWLFGTNAAGFILVAQVNARLLAKRGPAFLLVRAVWLYLAAGLVLLGVAALRPAQLWPLLVPLFVCIASLGCIIPNASACAMSGQGARAGSASALMGCLQFSVAAGAASLVGVLHDGSAVPMTLVISLCGALVVSVALLTRRLQATRPA; encoded by the coding sequence ATGAACCTGCGAATGGTGCTGATTCTGGGCGCACTGAGTGCGTTCGGGCCCTTGGCGATCGATTTCTACCTGCCCGCCTTCCCGGCGATGGCGCAGGCGTTCGCCACCGATGAAAAACATGTACAGGCCACCCTGGCGGCCTATTTCCTCGGCCTGTCGATCGGCCAGCTGGCCTACGGGCCGGTGGCTGACCGCTTTGGCCGACGCAAGCCGTTGCTGTTCGGTGTGGCGCTGTTCACCCTGGCCTCCTTGGCCTGTGCCTACGCCCCTAACCTCGACACCTTGATCGTGGCGCGATTTGTCCAGGCACTGGGTGGTTGCGCTGGCATGGTGCTGTCGCGGGCCATTGTCAGTGACAAATGCGACCCGGTGGCATCGGCCAAGGTGTTCTCGCAGTTGATGCTGGTCATGGGCCTGGCGCCGATTCTGGCGCCGATGCTGGGTGGGGTCCTGGTGAACGTGGCTGGCTGGCAGTCGATCTTCCTGGCGCTGAGCCTGTTCAGTGCGGCCAGCCTGCTGGCGGTAAGCCTGGGCCTGCCGGAGAGCCTGCCGGCGCATATGCCGCGCCAGCCGTTGTCAGGTGCATTGCGCCAGTACCTGCGGTTGTTGGCTGATCGCGTGTTCATTGGCCACGCCTTGACCGGAGGCATCGCCATTGCCGGGATGTTTGCCTACATCGCCGGTTCGCCTTTCGTATTCATCAAGCTCTATGGCGTCCCTGCGGAACACTATGGCTGGCTGTTTGGTACCAACGCCGCCGGCTTCATTCTGGTAGCCCAGGTCAACGCGCGCCTATTGGCCAAGCGCGGCCCGGCATTTCTGCTGGTGCGGGCAGTCTGGCTCTACCTGGCGGCGGGCCTGGTACTGCTGGGCGTGGCAGCTCTGCGCCCGGCACAGTTGTGGCCATTGCTGGTGCCGCTGTTCGTCTGCATTGCCAGTCTGGGTTGCATCATCCCCAACGCTTCGGCTTGCGCCATGAGCGGCCAGGGCGCGCGGGCAGGCAGCGCGTCTGCACTGATGGGCTGCCTGCAGTTCAGCGTCGCGGCCGGCGCGGCGTCGCTGGTCGGCGTGCTGCATGACGGTAGTGCCGTACCCATGACCTTGGTGATCAGCCTGTGCGGGGCGCTGGTGGTCAGTGTCGCGCTGTTGACCCGGCGTTTGCAGGCCACGCGTCCGGCATGA
- a CDS encoding adenosine deaminase — protein sequence MYDWLNALPKAELHLHLEGSLEPELLFALAERNKIALPWNDVETLRSAYAFNNLQEFLDLYYQGADVLRTEQDFYDLTWAYLQRCKAQNVIHTEPFFDPQTHTDRGIPFEVVLNGINHALKDGREQLGISSGLILSFLRHLSEEEAQKTLDQALPFRDAFIAVGLDSSEMGHPPSKFQRVFDRARSEGFVAVAHAGEEGPPEYIWEALDLLKIKRIDHGVRAIEDERLMQRIIDEQIPLTVCPLSNTKLCVFDHMSQHNILDMLERGVKVTVNSDDPAYFGGYVTENFHALHTHLGMTEDQARRLAQNSLDARLV from the coding sequence ATGTATGACTGGCTGAATGCCCTACCCAAGGCCGAGTTGCACCTGCACCTTGAAGGTTCGCTGGAGCCCGAGCTGTTGTTCGCCCTGGCCGAGCGCAACAAGATTGCCCTGCCGTGGAACGACGTGGAAACCCTGCGCAGCGCCTACGCCTTCAACAACCTGCAGGAGTTCCTCGACCTGTATTACCAGGGCGCGGACGTGCTGCGCACCGAGCAGGACTTCTACGACCTGACCTGGGCCTACCTGCAACGCTGCAAGGCGCAGAATGTCATCCACACCGAACCGTTCTTCGACCCACAGACCCACACCGACCGCGGCATCCCGTTCGAAGTCGTGCTCAATGGCATCAACCATGCGCTGAAGGACGGTCGTGAGCAACTGGGTATCAGCAGCGGCCTGATCCTGAGCTTCCTGCGCCACCTCAGCGAAGAGGAAGCGCAAAAGACCCTCGACCAAGCCCTGCCCTTCCGCGACGCGTTCATCGCCGTCGGCCTGGACAGCTCGGAAATGGGTCACCCGCCAAGCAAGTTCCAGCGTGTGTTCGATCGTGCCCGCAGCGAAGGTTTCGTGGCCGTGGCCCACGCCGGTGAGGAAGGCCCACCCGAATACATCTGGGAAGCCCTCGACCTGCTGAAGATCAAGCGCATCGACCACGGCGTGCGCGCCATCGAAGACGAACGCCTGATGCAACGCATCATCGACGAGCAGATCCCGCTCACCGTCTGCCCATTGTCGAACACCAAGCTTTGCGTGTTCGACCACATGAGCCAGCACAACATCCTCGACATGCTCGAGCGTGGTGTGAAGGTGACGGTGAACTCGGATGACCCAGCCTACTTCGGCGGCTACGTCACCGAGAACTTCCACGCCTTGCACACCCACCTGGGCATGACCGAGGACCAGGCCCGCCGCCTCGCACAGAACAGCCTGGATGCCCGCCTGGTCTAA
- a CDS encoding SDR family oxidoreductase, giving the protein MATSRTALIIGASRGLGLGLVQRLQEDGWNITATVRNPQQPGALADVPGVRIEQLEMNDTAQLDSLKQRLQGEVFDLVFVNAGVMGPLPQDLETVQPQAIGDLFMTNAVAPIRVARRLAGQVREGSGVLAFMSSILGSVTIPDGGEICLYKASKAALNSMINSFVVELQRPDLCVLAMHPGWVKTDMGGENAEIDVLTSTRGMLEQIKAQSGQGGLRFINYKGESLTW; this is encoded by the coding sequence ATGGCTACCTCAAGAACCGCCCTCATCATCGGTGCCTCCCGCGGCCTTGGCCTGGGCTTGGTACAACGCCTGCAAGAAGACGGCTGGAACATCACAGCCACCGTACGCAACCCACAACAGCCAGGCGCCCTTGCCGATGTACCCGGCGTGCGCATCGAGCAGCTGGAAATGAACGACACCGCCCAGCTCGACAGCCTCAAGCAACGCCTGCAAGGTGAAGTGTTCGACCTGGTCTTCGTCAACGCCGGGGTCATGGGCCCACTGCCGCAAGACCTGGAAACCGTGCAGCCCCAAGCCATCGGCGACCTGTTCATGACCAATGCCGTGGCCCCGATCCGCGTCGCCCGCCGCCTGGCCGGCCAAGTGCGGGAAGGCAGCGGCGTGCTGGCGTTCATGAGTTCGATCCTCGGCAGCGTGACCATCCCCGACGGTGGCGAGATATGCCTGTACAAGGCCAGCAAGGCCGCGCTCAATTCGATGATCAACAGTTTCGTAGTCGAACTGCAGCGCCCCGACCTGTGCGTGCTGGCCATGCACCCGGGCTGGGTGAAGACCGACATGGGCGGCGAAAACGCCGAAATCGATGTGCTCACCAGCACCCGCGGCATGCTCGAACAGATCAAGGCGCAAAGCGGCCAAGGCGGCCTGCGCTTCATAAACTACAAAGGCGAGTCGCTAACGTGGTGA
- a CDS encoding heavy-metal-associated domain-containing protein — MQVFNVQGMTCGHCVKAVTRAVQEQDAQATVEVDLPGKKVRVQSSLAAEQVLAAIREEGYQAEVA; from the coding sequence ATGCAAGTGTTCAATGTTCAAGGCATGACCTGTGGCCATTGCGTGAAAGCAGTGACTCGCGCGGTACAGGAGCAGGATGCGCAGGCCACGGTGGAAGTCGATCTGCCTGGCAAGAAAGTGCGTGTGCAAAGCTCGCTGGCTGCTGAGCAGGTGTTGGCGGCTATTCGTGAGGAAGGCTACCAGGCTGAAGTGGCCTGA
- a CDS encoding ArsR/SmtB family transcription factor encodes MNAVSSISQIAGLMADPKRSAMLWALIDGTPRPTDELAMMAGLTSSSACAHLSLLSSAGLLRLEARGRKRYFRLATPQVGVAVEALASVQLASEKRPRSEALQLPMSMRRARRCGEHLGGELAGELYHRLVVAGWLEGSERELMVSEEGRTQLAVIGVYIDALAARRQRGCVICHCNEWSDQGPHLGGSLGQALLKLFLQSGWIREPEGTRVLQISAEGVQQINRIARVTALQVG; translated from the coding sequence ATGAATGCAGTCAGCAGTATCAGTCAGATTGCCGGCCTGATGGCCGACCCCAAGCGCAGCGCGATGTTGTGGGCGTTGATCGATGGCACACCGCGGCCGACCGATGAGCTGGCGATGATGGCCGGGCTGACTTCGTCTTCGGCCTGTGCCCACCTGTCGTTGCTGTCTTCGGCCGGTCTGCTCAGGCTTGAGGCGCGCGGGCGCAAACGCTATTTCAGGCTCGCGACACCCCAGGTGGGTGTAGCCGTCGAGGCCTTGGCCAGCGTGCAGTTGGCGTCAGAAAAGAGGCCGCGTTCAGAAGCGCTGCAATTGCCGATGTCGATGCGCAGGGCACGCCGCTGTGGTGAACACCTTGGGGGCGAGTTGGCGGGTGAGCTGTATCACCGGCTGGTGGTGGCGGGTTGGCTGGAGGGCAGCGAGCGGGAGCTGATGGTCAGCGAGGAGGGGCGCACGCAGCTGGCTGTCATCGGCGTCTACATCGATGCGCTGGCAGCGCGGCGGCAGCGTGGCTGTGTGATCTGCCATTGCAATGAGTGGAGCGACCAAGGGCCGCACTTGGGCGGCAGCCTTGGTCAGGCATTGCTCAAACTGTTTCTGCAGTCTGGCTGGATACGCGAGCCTGAAGGCACGCGGGTGCTGCAGATTTCCGCCGAGGGTGTGCAGCAGATCAACCGCATCGCGCGCGTGACGGCTCTGCAGGTCGGCTGA
- the cueR gene encoding Cu(I)-responsive transcriptional regulator produces MNIGQAARRSGLSTKMIRYYESIGLLKPATRSDSGYRLYQAEDLHSLAFIKRSRDLGFSLEEVGKLLTLWQDRGRASADVKALAMQHIDELNRRIEELVSLRDTLGDLVAHCQGDDRPDCPILKDLANGAGCCH; encoded by the coding sequence ATGAACATTGGCCAGGCCGCCCGCCGCAGCGGGCTCAGTACCAAGATGATCCGCTATTACGAATCCATCGGCCTGCTCAAGCCGGCCACCCGCAGCGACAGCGGCTATCGCTTGTACCAGGCCGAGGACTTGCACAGCCTGGCCTTCATCAAACGCTCCCGTGACCTCGGGTTTTCCCTGGAAGAAGTAGGCAAGCTGCTGACCCTGTGGCAGGACCGCGGACGTGCCAGCGCCGACGTCAAGGCCCTGGCCATGCAGCATATCGATGAGCTGAACCGGCGTATCGAGGAACTGGTGAGCCTGCGTGACACCCTGGGTGACCTGGTTGCCCACTGCCAAGGGGATGACCGCCCGGATTGCCCGATCCTGAAAGACCTGGCCAATGGAGCAGGGTGCTGCCATTGA
- a CDS encoding heavy metal translocating P-type ATPase, which produces MPASTTFDLPISGMTCASCAGRVERALRKVSGADQVSVNLATEQARVQAPADSLPALVEAVRGAGYGVPTRTLELQIGGMTCASCVGRVERALGKLPGVEQVSVNLASERAHLEVLRALDDQQLIAAVEKAGYSASLPQAAEDDQQDAQRRLRNERLAVAAALLLALPLVLPMLVQPFGLHWMLPAWAQFALATPVQFILGARFYKAACKAVRAGAGNMDLLVALGTSAGYGLSLYQWATAPTGMAPHLYFEASAVVIALVLLGKYLESRAKRQTASAIRALEALRPERAVRVIDGREEDVAIAQLRLGDLVMVKPGERFPVDGAVEEGSSHADEALISGESLPVPKQPGDSVTGGAINGEGRLLVRTQALGTETVLARIIRLVEDAQAAKAPIQKLVDRVSQVFVPAVLVLALLTLIGWWLAGAPLETALINAVAVLVIACPCALGLATPAAIMAGTGVAARHGILIKDAEALERAHAVNRVVFDKTGTLTSGSPRVVHSQAMVGDNAALHRLAGALQRGSEHPLAKAVLDACAEQGLEVPAVTDSQSLTGRGIAGHVEGRELALGNRRLLDESNLQPGELAAKAQAWEAEGRTLSWLIEQGATPRVLGLFAFGDSLKPGAEQAIAALHARHISSHLLTGDNRGSAKVVADALGIDDVHAEVLPADKAATVTALKKDGVVAMVGDGINDAPALAAADIGIAMGGGTDVAMQAAGITLMRGDPRLVPAALEISRKTYAKIRQNLFWAFIYNLIGIPLAALGYLNPVLAGAAMALSSVSVVSNALWLKTWKPTSTSQEAR; this is translated from the coding sequence ATGCCCGCATCTACTACGTTCGACCTGCCGATCTCCGGCATGACCTGCGCCAGCTGCGCTGGCCGTGTCGAGCGCGCCCTGCGTAAAGTCAGCGGCGCTGATCAGGTCAGCGTCAACCTCGCCACCGAACAGGCCAGGGTCCAGGCCCCGGCCGACAGCCTGCCAGCCCTGGTCGAAGCCGTGCGCGGCGCCGGCTATGGCGTGCCGACCCGAACCCTGGAACTGCAGATCGGCGGCATGACCTGCGCCAGCTGCGTCGGCCGCGTCGAGCGCGCCCTCGGCAAACTGCCGGGGGTTGAGCAGGTCAGCGTCAACCTGGCCAGCGAACGTGCCCACCTTGAAGTTCTGCGGGCGCTTGATGACCAGCAACTGATTGCCGCTGTCGAAAAGGCCGGTTACAGCGCCAGCCTGCCGCAAGCGGCCGAGGATGATCAGCAGGACGCCCAACGACGCCTGCGCAACGAACGTCTGGCTGTCGCTGCCGCGCTGCTGCTGGCCCTGCCATTGGTGCTACCGATGTTGGTGCAGCCCTTCGGCCTTCACTGGATGCTGCCCGCCTGGGCGCAGTTCGCACTGGCCACCCCGGTGCAGTTCATTCTCGGCGCACGCTTCTACAAAGCCGCCTGCAAAGCCGTGCGGGCCGGGGCCGGCAACATGGACCTGCTGGTCGCCCTGGGCACCAGCGCGGGTTATGGCCTGAGCCTGTACCAATGGGCCACGGCCCCGACCGGAATGGCCCCTCACCTTTACTTTGAGGCTTCGGCGGTGGTCATCGCCCTGGTACTGCTGGGCAAATACCTCGAAAGCCGGGCCAAGCGCCAGACTGCCAGCGCCATCCGCGCCCTCGAAGCCCTGCGCCCGGAGCGTGCCGTACGCGTCATCGACGGCCGCGAAGAGGACGTGGCGATTGCCCAGCTGCGCCTCGGCGACCTGGTAATGGTCAAGCCCGGCGAACGCTTCCCGGTTGACGGCGCGGTGGAGGAAGGCAGCAGCCATGCCGATGAAGCGCTGATCAGCGGCGAGAGCCTGCCGGTACCCAAACAGCCCGGCGACAGCGTCACCGGTGGTGCCATCAACGGTGAAGGACGGCTGCTGGTGCGGACCCAGGCGCTGGGCACGGAAACCGTACTGGCCCGGATCATCCGCCTGGTCGAAGACGCCCAAGCCGCCAAGGCGCCGATCCAGAAGCTGGTCGACCGGGTCAGCCAAGTGTTCGTGCCCGCCGTGCTGGTGCTGGCACTGCTCACCTTGATTGGCTGGTGGCTGGCCGGTGCACCGCTGGAGACCGCGCTGATCAATGCGGTCGCCGTACTGGTGATCGCCTGCCCCTGCGCCCTGGGCCTGGCCACACCCGCAGCGATCATGGCCGGCACCGGCGTCGCCGCCCGCCATGGCATCCTGATCAAGGACGCCGAAGCCCTGGAACGTGCCCATGCGGTCAATCGCGTGGTGTTCGACAAGACCGGCACCCTCACTTCAGGCAGCCCGCGCGTCGTTCACAGCCAGGCGATGGTCGGTGACAACGCAGCCTTGCATCGCCTCGCCGGTGCCCTGCAGCGCGGCAGCGAACATCCGTTGGCCAAGGCGGTGCTGGATGCCTGCGCCGAGCAGGGCCTGGAAGTACCCGCCGTCACTGACAGCCAGTCGCTCACCGGTCGCGGTATTGCCGGGCATGTGGAAGGCCGCGAACTGGCGCTGGGCAACCGGCGCCTGCTCGACGAAAGCAATCTGCAACCCGGCGAACTGGCCGCCAAGGCTCAAGCCTGGGAAGCCGAAGGCCGCACCCTGTCGTGGCTGATCGAACAGGGTGCAACGCCTCGCGTGCTCGGCCTGTTCGCCTTCGGCGACAGCCTCAAGCCGGGCGCCGAGCAGGCCATTGCCGCCTTGCACGCCCGCCACATCAGCAGCCACCTGCTGACCGGCGACAACCGCGGCAGTGCCAAGGTGGTGGCCGATGCCCTCGGCATCGACGACGTGCACGCCGAAGTGCTGCCAGCCGACAAGGCCGCCACCGTGACAGCCCTGAAAAAGGATGGCGTGGTGGCGATGGTCGGCGACGGCATCAATGATGCCCCGGCCCTGGCCGCTGCCGATATTGGTATCGCCATGGGCGGTGGCACCGACGTGGCCATGCAGGCTGCCGGTATCACCTTGATGCGCGGTGACCCACGGCTGGTGCCTGCCGCGCTGGAAATCAGCCGCAAGACCTACGCAAAAATCCGTCAGAACCTGTTCTGGGCCTTCATCTATAACCTGATCGGCATTCCCCTGGCCGCACTGGGCTATCTCAACCCGGTACTGGCCGGCGCCGCCATGGCGCTGTCCAGCGTCAGCGTGGTCAGCAATGCCTTGTGGCTGAAGACCTGGAAACCCACCAGCACCTCGCAGGAGGCCCGATGA